The genomic segment GGGGCTTTGAATCGagtaatcttttattttttaggattagttttttttttaggagtagtaaaggagagagaagaaagacccttgtgacttgtttgatacTAGCATATTTGGTCATGAGCTTGAGTTATACTTTCCTGTGAGTGCTTGAGTAATAAAAAAGATAGCAGACTTTCTGACACTTAGCTCATGGTTGTGACTCTATATATGACTTATTCGTATTTTGTAGTTCGTTATGATCCTATCTGTCCTAGAGTaaaattgatccatcttgattgaggcttgtgccatgtgtggtgaggatttcttgcatatattccatgttttgcatcttagtctagaacttgccctgcatgttagtgaagcgaaataaaaagtgttgctctgtttagaagatgattataggctttctttgatatgtcttgTAAATTTTTAACCTTTTCAGAAATTGTACCACTAGTTAGTCCTTTGAGCCTGTAGCCTTTCGTTTGTTAGCCGTAATTTTGCCTTGAACCTTTTGTTTGAATCCCTAGTTTTTGCACCCTGCTTCCTTGAGCACTGTAGCATAGACTGTGATATAATTGTTAAATCTGAAGATAAGGGATGGTCAAGTGAAAAAATAGTGACCAATGATAGCTGCAAATGATGACAAGGCCCTCTTAAAAAGTGTGAAAAAAATTTtgcttgaaaaataaaataaaaattgaactgtgcttgatatgatgagaaTTACTAGTGAaaataattgatgaagagagagctgaaaaataaagttaagagatgaaaataatgggtgatGAAGTCTAAAGTGCAAAGTTCTTAGAGAAGTGTAAGCCACTATTGTATAGTTCTCCTACCCGTCCCCTAGCCAACATTACAACCCGTTAAACTCCTATTTGATTTTATTCGAGCATACTTAATTAGTGGAGATGTACATaatgggcaagcctatggttctttgtgcatacatgtgaatttctttgtgagtgtgagagCTGTTCTTTGATGCCAAGTCCTTAATTTACATTCATTCTTTGATTTGAGTATGTGGACCATTTCTTCTTGTgagggcacttgtttcatgatagataGGTGATGTTGTTAGCTTCTTTGATATAGTAGGTGagcgagcttaaatttgatgagttagagtcTGTCTTTGAGGTTAGGAGGTTAGAAGTTTGTTGTTCGATTGAGTTGACTTGTATATCTTGGATCATCAGGAAGTGTATGTTTGATGAGTTGAGTTCCTATAGGGCCTAATTGTTGGTACCAATCAAAGTGGTAGTGTTCCTAGGCTTGACTTCTTTAGAATGGTTTTAGTGCTTACTTGAGGACGAACAAGAGTTAAAGTTTGACGAGCTTGATAGTTTGTATGAATCTCCTAAATTCATGTAACACATGATAAACATGATGAGGAATGAATATTAGAATAGATAATTCAGATCATAATTGTCATATACTGAAATCTTATATACAAtacttttgatttttaattaatcACCTGAAATTATCTTTTGGCCTATAGCCAGGTCTTTGGAGTAATCATTTTTAATACTTCGGGGTCGTTTGGTGTgaaggataagcaaaaatagtttcgggataaaattttagtgcctccttatcccatgtttggttggaataaaaatccggaataactaatcccgggattagttatcccgggattgtagccttattttatcccaccttgagggtggaataactaatcccgggataacttatcccggaattagttatcccgggatagattgtttcccaaccaaacgagccctagaGCTAAAACTAGGAATACATTAATTAGTTCAAACAAAACTGCAATTATTTTTACTAGgataattatataattttaatatacGCAAAGTATTGAATAGACAACTGTGAActtaagaaaaaaaacatatattacCATTGCGTAATATGCAATATTTTTATGCTAAGTTTCTTAACTTTTTTTCTCTGTCTGGTAATTAtagttatataatatataattctGCTCAGTCAATATATCTGTAAAGAATGGATCTTGAGTCTAACTCAACTCTAAATCTCACGCTTAGAGTTAGAGATCTCGTGCGTGGACAATTTTTAATAGAGATCATTACGGTACAGGACTGTTCGGCCATCTAGTCTACTCACTTTGGCCCAACTCGTGAAAGTTTATCACTGATAGCCAAAATTGTACATACAGGTAcattctcttttatatgttaatCTAAAGGGTGCCAGATATGTGTGGTAGAGAATTGACACATTGCCCCCATTAACGTGTCCGAAACTTGAAAAAGCTATCTCATTCCATTTTCCAAAGCTCGCATACATAATTTATGACTCTGAGCATTAATTTTATCGAGATACTTTTGTTTTTTAGAAAATTCTAGCATATTCTTTATCATCTCTAGCAACAAATTGATTCAATCTCTCTAAAGAATTCTTTCTCCTCTTCCAGCTACTTCAAtaaatttataaagaaaatgaaaatgaaaggaaaaagaaggatAGTTAAAGAGCTTAAAAAAGGCGTAGAGAGCTTCCACTCATCCTCTCCTCCTCCTCACCCTCTCgttctcctcctcctcttcttcttttttgttctattggtatttgaatatcaAGAGCTTTTGAATTCGGTATCAACTAGATTGGTGTTTTCATGGTAGTTGGACGGTGTTTTAATTGTAGTTCTGTATAACAAATGTATAtataacattgtatacaacaacatcaacaacaacaacccagtgaaatcccataaCGTGGGGTAggggaggatagagtgtacgcaggCCCTCACTCCCTACCAAAAGGACGGTacatttccgaaagaccctcggctctaATAAAAAGCGATAAAAAGAGGTCGGATAAGGCTAAGAGATTCAAAACGATATGGAAATGCAACTAACGAAAGCGACACGATATaataggataatcaaagcaCGAGAAATAACGGATAATAGCGAGAAATCGGTACAAGAAATTATACTGCAATAATGCAACTACTAATAAGGAAGGATAAcgagactatctactagccttctacccgaATCGGGGTCCTCCAAatcctcctatctaaggtcatgtcctcggtaagctgtaaCTGCGCCATGTCGTGTCTAATTACCTCTCCCCAATATTTTTTCGGCCTACCCCTTCCTCgtctgaaaccatccatggccaacctctcacacctccgcattggggcatctgtgtctcttctcttcacatgcccaaaccatctcaatctcacttcccgcatcttgtcttccacagaggccactcccaccttgtcccgaatatcctcattcctaatcctgtTACTCCTGGTGtggccacacatccatctcaacattctcatctcggcaactttcatcttttgaacgtgagagatcttaactggccaacactcctccccatacaacatagtcggtctaaccaccactttgtagaacttgcccttaagttgtggtggcaccttcttgtcacatagcactccggaagcgagcctccatttcatccatcccgccccaatacgatgtgtgacatcatcatcaatctccccGCTGGGTTgcataatagacccaagatacttgaaactacttttcttctggatggcctgggtaccaagcctcacttccaagCCAGCCTCTTGAGGTGcttcactgaacttgcactctaagTACTCTATCTTAGTCCTACTCAGCTTAAACCTTTTAGACTCCAGAGTATGTCTCCAACcctccagcttagcgttaactccgctACAAGTCTCGTCgatcaggactatgtcatccgcaaaaagcatacaccatggcacctcaccttgaatttgccgcgtcaatccatccatcaccaaggcaaataaaaacggactaagagctgatccttgatgcaaccccatcacaacTGAAAAGTGCTCTGAGTCTCCTCCTACTGTCCTTACCCTGGTTTTGgatccatcatacatgtccttgattaccctaatgtacgccacaggtacacctttagcctccaagcatctctaTAGGATCTCTCTTGGAACTTTGTCGtaggccttttctaggtcgatgaataccatgtgtaagtccctcttcctctccctatactgctccaccaacCTCCTCACAAGATGGATGGCTTCTGTAGTTGAGCGTCCCGAcatgaatccgaactggttctctgaaatagacacacctctcctcaccctcatctccaccaccctttcccacactttcatagtatggcttagcagcttgatacctctatagttgttgcaatatATAACATTGTATATTATGTGTAAATGCAATTTATAACAAATGTATATACACCGTTGTACaatgtataacatatgtatatatgtatagtttCACGACATGTAACGACTTTTACATTACATAATATGtgtaaaaagtattataaatatGCTGTATACATTGTGTATAACAATATATAGATGTGTATAACTATCTATAACAATGTACATTATGTGTATCATTATGTATAAGAATGTTTATAAGCTACTAATCTCTATAgattttgaatttcttcttgttttcagCTAGCAAATCAACTGTTAAATCAATGAAATTGAAAGTTGAATCCTTCAATTCTGAAATTAATTTTGCTTTTTTATGAAAAACATTTAGATGAAGAACCCTAGTTTTTTCTTCGGTGTGAATATCTTTCTCTCTTTAGTTTTTGTAAAGAGATTACATATGGGTTTGGCTCAATCAATCTGACGTATTTCTTTGTAGAAAGATTCATATTTGTTGTGTGTGAAATCCTGAAGAAATCCTTccgaatttttttcaaattgtaAATCGATGGATTCCATGGAAGTTGACTAATGTTTGCGAAGTTTTGGGCCATGTGGGGTGCAAATATTTTATGGGCTAAGCCGGATGAATATTTTTTGTTTGGGCAGTATATAGCTGtaactttccctttttaataTGGGAGCCCAACATCTGAAATAATGAATTGGGTGGGCCTAAATGgatcttgggcctaactcaatcccaaaagctagcgggcaatttgcaggattacccttcgctgggggtggtctttaatttttgcccttcgctacaAGCCTCTTggtttcaggttcgaaccccgTTCAGTcaaaaaattctgaaaaaaatcgcaaggcataagttgggattcgcCGAAGTTGGGTTTCAAACTGTGCTTTAAggcaaaaataaataagttattttgctggaattttgcaaatctctaccttaaggcctaattttgggtaagtttgccttaaggcataagtttggtCAAACTTATACCTTGCGAATCCCAACTTCTGCCCTGCGAATCTCAACTTATGGCttgcggtttttttttttttttttttttttttaaactgagcctgggttcgaacccaggaCCTATGGGTGTTAAGTGAaggacaaatattaaagaccaccaatttgaggggcaaaaattaaagaccatcccaaaagaaggacaatcacTACAAAATAATGgataatttgcggaggttgaatGTTGAAATTCGCAGAGGTTTTGCTAGTTGCTAAAAGAAGCTAAAACctccgcgaattgcaactttcaacctctaCAAATTACCCATTATTTTTGCAGtgaatccgcgcaaaaaaatgaaagctagctcatgaggagATGATTGTCGAAGTCCAAATAAGAAGCCCATATACCCTTTTAACCCACCGATGTGATACTCTTAACGATATCGCTATATATGTTCACGAAGTGAATATATAGGAAAGTGAGATGAAGTGAAATTCTATGAGAAAGAACGGAACActgcaaattattatttatatatataatctgcCTAAGAGGCAGTACTCAGGCAtcttatattttgaaatacaaacACTAGGACTCTTTACATATAAAGCAGATCGATCATAAATTGATTCCACCACACAAAAGACGAGCAAATAATGTGTAATACATATATGTATCgaggtatacatatatgtaa from the Lycium ferocissimum isolate CSIRO_LF1 chromosome 11, AGI_CSIRO_Lferr_CH_V1, whole genome shotgun sequence genome contains:
- the LOC132038635 gene encoding uncharacterized protein LOC132038635, translated to MYDGSKTRVRTVGGDSEHFSVVMGLHQGSALSPFLFALVMDGLTRQIQGEVPWCMLFADDIVLIDETCSGVNAKLEGWRHTLESKRFKLSRTKIEYLECKFSEAPQEAGLEVRLGTQAIQKKSSFKYLGSIMQPSGEIDDDVTHRIGAGWMKWRLASGVLCDKKVPPQLKGKFYKVVVRPTMLYGEECWPVKISHVQKMKVAEMRMLRWMCGHTRSNRIRNEDIRDKVGVASVEDKMREVRLRWFGHVKRRDTDAPMRRCERLAMDGFRRGRGRPKKYWGEVIRHDMAQLQLTEDMTLDRRIWRTPIRVEG